A single genomic interval of uncultured Desulfobacter sp. harbors:
- a CDS encoding RsbRD N-terminal domain-containing protein, which produces MKKTIKKNRDQLLDSWFHATINTYPAESARILGKKSDRFDNPIGSATRETLEDVLNLITGNFSRESLEKALDPVIRIRAVQAFDPANAVSFVFALKEIGESVIEKADIINFYRLVDEIALAAFNRYMKCREDVFLLKATESKRRIHRAFERAGLVAELSEGDLLGSKQS; this is translated from the coding sequence GTGAAAAAGACTATAAAAAAAAACCGGGATCAACTGTTGGACAGCTGGTTTCATGCCACCATCAATACCTATCCTGCAGAATCTGCAAGGATTTTGGGTAAAAAATCCGATCGGTTTGACAATCCGATAGGGTCCGCCACCCGGGAAACCCTTGAAGATGTTTTAAACCTTATTACAGGAAATTTCAGCAGGGAAAGTCTCGAAAAAGCCCTTGACCCGGTCATTCGGATTCGTGCAGTTCAGGCATTCGACCCTGCAAATGCCGTAAGTTTTGTGTTTGCATTAAAAGAAATCGGTGAAAGCGTCATTGAAAAGGCAGATATAATAAATTTTTATCGCCTGGTAGATGAAATTGCCCTGGCCGCTTTTAACCGATATATGAAATGTAGAGAAGATGTTTTCCTTTTAAAGGCCACGGAGAGCAAACGACGCATCCATCGGGCCTTTGAAAGGGCAGGTTTAGT
- a CDS encoding acyloxyacyl hydrolase, which produces MKRILFLLIFFTSTSTHASAHDFSGLGGWGVSFGYGQSLDRINIYRAGLLKQWNVKWLENKTGYMCGYFELSYNHWEKGGDDVNAVALSPVFQYVFYTGNATWYPYIEAGVGAACLDDYHINGRDLSSNFQFEDRVGAGIRIKNMDISFRYMHYSNAALKVPNDGIDILIGTLAWYF; this is translated from the coding sequence ATGAAAAGAATTTTATTTTTGCTTATTTTTTTTACTAGTACAAGCACCCATGCCTCAGCCCATGATTTTTCCGGTCTTGGCGGATGGGGTGTTTCATTCGGATATGGCCAAAGTTTAGACAGGATTAATATTTATCGTGCAGGGCTTTTAAAACAATGGAATGTAAAATGGCTTGAGAACAAAACCGGTTATATGTGCGGTTATTTTGAACTATCCTATAACCACTGGGAAAAAGGTGGAGATGATGTTAACGCAGTCGCATTGTCTCCGGTCTTTCAGTATGTCTTTTATACAGGAAATGCAACCTGGTATCCATATATAGAGGCGGGAGTTGGTGCTGCCTGCCTGGACGATTACCATATCAATGGCAGGGATCTATCCTCAAATTTTCAATTTGAGGATAGGGTTGGGGCCGGTATCAGGATTAAAAATATGGACATCAGTTTTCGTTATATGCACTATTCCAACGCTGCTTTAAAGGTGCCTAACGACGGAATTGATATTTTGATAGGCACCCTGGCCTGGTATTTTTAA
- a CDS encoding cation-transporting P-type ATPase, with amino-acid sequence MSSQGKQIQNLTPDRVYTLLETNPEGLHGEEVAERLLNVGRNSFDIPDRWKMLRNFGKQFTNFFTILLIVSAIICFVAHRLNPGESMNFLGWALLVVALLNAFFSFIQEYRAERAMEALKKFLPQMVEVQRQGQVINVSAEEIVPGDLLILAEGDKITADARVVEAEGLLVDNAPLTGEANPCVLVHEASSSRLVESNNIAFAGCTVIRGSGKAVVFATGLRTEFGKLAHLSQEIKRASSPLEQETAHMVRVLTVIAVSMGFAFFMYGMVTGRPLWVNLVFMMGIIVANVPEGLLPTFTLSLAMGSLRMAKKNVLVKSLNAVEALGAVHVICSDKTGTLTENRLTITELLSPLHGRPLDDQEQLDLMTLALAASDVRGNDHLSGDPLDVAVAERLTLLGADLEALREQIEHYFTFDVEKRRSAGIMTVAGKRFFVVKGAFEALSPMLVSVRSAKGREAVDARILGQAEEVLRGMAGQGLRVIALASRELDDGEEDDFASLQEALEKELVLVGFIGIEDPLRKEVPAAVSKCHTAGIEVLLITGDHPDTAQAIARKAGILPRENDPALLMSGADLEHLTEAGLVEHLDQGTRVFARTTPEQKMKIVAALKAMEKVVAMTGDGVNDAPALKAADVGIAMGRQGTDVARESAQIILLDDNFASIVAGIEEGRTVFGNIKKFTNYVLVSNGPEILPYLLYILLPVPLALNVIQILSIDLGTDIIPSMALGQEPPDPETMNQPPRLREQGLLTLPLIMHSYLFLGLLEGIWSLGLFFYVLTSGGWRFGEELATTDPLYHSAMGIALSTILLMQIGNLLGRRFARRSGLNMDIFKNRLMVLGIVIQVVFSWATLYFPPLQKILNTGPVPLSIYFLSWFGIILIFGSDYFRKRYLENREKASFVER; translated from the coding sequence ATGAGCAGTCAGGGTAAACAAATCCAAAATTTGACGCCGGATCGGGTCTATACTCTCCTGGAAACGAATCCCGAGGGCCTGCATGGTGAAGAGGTGGCGGAGCGGTTGCTCAATGTGGGGAGAAATTCATTCGACATCCCTGACCGCTGGAAAATGCTACGCAATTTTGGTAAGCAATTCACCAATTTTTTTACGATACTTCTTATTGTTTCGGCAATTATCTGTTTCGTCGCCCATCGTCTTAATCCAGGGGAGAGTATGAATTTCCTGGGCTGGGCTCTATTGGTTGTGGCTCTGCTTAACGCGTTTTTCAGTTTTATCCAGGAATATCGGGCTGAACGGGCCATGGAGGCCTTGAAGAAATTTCTGCCACAGATGGTCGAGGTTCAACGTCAGGGTCAAGTCATCAACGTTTCGGCTGAAGAGATTGTACCCGGTGATCTCCTCATCCTGGCCGAGGGTGACAAAATCACGGCAGATGCCAGGGTGGTTGAGGCTGAGGGGTTGCTGGTCGATAACGCACCGCTCACCGGCGAGGCCAATCCCTGTGTTCTTGTTCATGAAGCAAGTTCGAGTCGTTTGGTTGAAAGTAACAACATTGCCTTTGCCGGCTGTACGGTGATCCGGGGCAGCGGTAAGGCCGTGGTCTTTGCTACCGGTCTTCGTACCGAGTTCGGTAAACTGGCTCACCTCTCGCAGGAGATTAAGCGGGCGTCTTCGCCTCTCGAGCAGGAGACGGCCCATATGGTGCGGGTCCTTACCGTCATAGCCGTGAGTATGGGATTTGCTTTTTTTATGTATGGGATGGTGACAGGTAGGCCGCTGTGGGTGAATCTGGTCTTCATGATGGGGATCATCGTGGCCAATGTTCCGGAAGGGCTTTTGCCCACCTTTACCCTTTCTCTGGCCATGGGTAGTCTGCGCATGGCCAAAAAAAACGTCCTGGTTAAAAGTCTCAATGCAGTGGAAGCGCTTGGTGCGGTCCATGTTATCTGTTCGGATAAGACAGGAACTCTTACTGAGAACCGACTCACCATCACCGAACTGCTGAGTCCTCTGCATGGCAGGCCTTTAGACGACCAGGAGCAACTGGATCTTATGACCTTAGCCCTGGCTGCATCTGATGTCAGGGGTAATGACCACCTGAGTGGTGATCCTTTGGATGTGGCGGTGGCCGAACGGTTAACCCTCCTGGGCGCTGATCTGGAGGCGCTCCGGGAACAAATTGAGCATTACTTCACCTTTGACGTGGAGAAGAGACGATCGGCAGGTATCATGACTGTTGCCGGGAAAAGGTTTTTTGTAGTTAAAGGGGCCTTTGAGGCCTTGTCTCCAATGCTTGTCTCTGTTCGTAGTGCAAAGGGCCGGGAGGCGGTGGATGCAAGGATTTTGGGTCAGGCAGAAGAGGTGCTGAGGGGAATGGCCGGTCAGGGCTTGCGGGTTATTGCTTTAGCTAGCCGGGAACTGGATGACGGGGAGGAAGATGATTTCGCATCTCTCCAGGAGGCGCTGGAAAAAGAGTTGGTTCTTGTTGGTTTTATCGGTATCGAGGATCCTCTTCGCAAAGAGGTTCCGGCGGCTGTTAGTAAATGTCATACTGCCGGCATTGAGGTCCTGCTTATTACCGGTGATCATCCGGACACGGCTCAGGCCATCGCCCGAAAGGCAGGGATTCTTCCCCGGGAAAATGATCCGGCCTTGTTGATGAGCGGCGCCGATTTGGAGCATTTGACCGAGGCAGGGCTTGTAGAGCATCTTGATCAGGGAACCAGAGTCTTTGCCCGGACAACTCCGGAGCAGAAAATGAAAATTGTCGCGGCCCTCAAGGCTATGGAAAAAGTGGTGGCCATGACCGGGGATGGGGTCAACGATGCCCCGGCCCTCAAGGCCGCTGATGTGGGTATTGCCATGGGCAGGCAGGGAACAGATGTGGCCAGAGAGTCGGCTCAGATCATTCTTCTCGATGATAATTTTGCTTCTATTGTTGCAGGCATTGAGGAAGGGCGGACCGTGTTCGGGAATATCAAGAAGTTTACCAATTATGTACTGGTAAGTAACGGCCCGGAAATCCTTCCTTACCTTCTCTATATTCTTCTACCGGTACCCCTGGCTTTGAATGTGATTCAGATTCTCTCTATTGATCTTGGCACTGACATCATCCCCTCCATGGCATTAGGCCAGGAGCCCCCGGATCCCGAGACTATGAACCAACCGCCCCGGCTTCGAGAACAGGGCTTGCTTACCCTTCCTCTGATTATGCACAGTTATCTCTTTCTTGGTCTCTTGGAAGGTATCTGGTCTCTGGGGCTTTTTTTCTATGTTCTGACGAGTGGAGGATGGCGGTTCGGAGAGGAATTGGCTACAACTGATCCCCTCTACCACTCGGCCATGGGCATTGCCCTGTCCACCATTCTCCTGATGCAGATCGGCAATCTCTTGGGGCGTCGTTTTGCCAGGCGTTCCGGGCTTAATATGGACATTTTTAAAAACAGGCTGATGGTTTTGGGTATTGTCATCCAGGTCGTCTTTTCCTGGGCCACCCTCTATTTTCCGCCTCTACAGAAAATCCTTAATACGGGACCGGTTCCGTTGAGCATCTATTTTCTATCCTGGTTCGGGATCATCCTCATCTTCGGTAGTGATTATTTCAGGAAACGGTATTTGGAAAACAGAGAGAAAGCATCTTTTGTCGAGCGTTAA
- a CDS encoding universal stress protein, whose translation MKLTIYLAYDGSINADWVARYALNMAVNGQDLQIILIHVQDDIYAPDKIAKKIEAIEAESAVRGIKMTSRILPLRKNVFHSLLQAIPAGGESLCVCGARIFSRNKGFLAGTISEKLLRHKQFNVMAIRVVKPGILGSPSDLLFPLSGHPRGFQAAMSFFMLLAPEVERLHLLRIMLVSSLWFQYMPVTIVQSLKTKGYSYVNGVLKEIRQQLGENKMYLDAKVVLSDDWAKEILIHASNTRAQMILMGASDRNLPSRYFYGNKIEQILRRSPCDVGLYRKI comes from the coding sequence ATGAAATTGACTATTTATTTGGCTTATGATGGTTCCATCAATGCCGACTGGGTTGCTCGCTATGCCTTAAATATGGCCGTTAACGGCCAGGATCTCCAGATCATCTTGATCCATGTTCAGGATGACATCTATGCTCCCGATAAGATAGCTAAAAAAATCGAAGCAATTGAAGCCGAATCTGCGGTCCGGGGGATAAAGATGACCAGCCGTATTTTGCCCCTTAGAAAAAACGTCTTTCATTCCCTGCTCCAGGCTATTCCGGCCGGGGGGGAGAGTCTCTGTGTGTGCGGGGCCAGGATTTTTTCACGGAACAAGGGATTTCTGGCCGGCACTATTTCTGAAAAGCTTCTACGTCATAAACAGTTCAATGTCATGGCTATCCGTGTGGTCAAGCCCGGCATCCTTGGAAGTCCAAGTGATTTGCTTTTCCCCCTTTCCGGACATCCCAGGGGGTTTCAGGCCGCTATGTCTTTTTTTATGCTTTTGGCACCGGAAGTGGAACGGCTGCATCTTTTACGAATCATGTTGGTTAGCTCCCTGTGGTTTCAATATATGCCGGTAACCATTGTCCAGAGCCTGAAGACAAAGGGGTATTCCTATGTGAACGGGGTATTAAAGGAGATTCGTCAGCAGTTGGGAGAGAACAAGATGTATTTGGATGCCAAGGTGGTTCTCTCCGATGACTGGGCCAAGGAGATTCTTATCCACGCCAGCAATACTCGTGCTCAGATGATCTTAATGGGGGCCTCTGACCGAAATCTGCCGTCTCGTTATTTCTACGGCAACAAAATTGAACAGATTCTCAGGCGCTCTCCTTGTGATGTGGGGCTTTATCGTAAGATATGA